One stretch of Dehalococcoidia bacterium DNA includes these proteins:
- a CDS encoding OsmC family protein — MYGTLRRALEARGIDISPEDYVATVEGRIEGTEHTIRISSINVHYEFPVPDDKREAADRALRVHPQGCPAHESVKDAIDITWTADISN, encoded by the coding sequence ATGTACGGCACCCTGCGACGCGCCCTTGAGGCGCGTGGAATCGACATCTCCCCCGAGGACTATGTAGCCACAGTCGAGGGCAGGATAGAGGGCACCGAGCACACCATCAGGATCTCCAGCATCAACGTCCACTACGAGTTCCCGGTGCCGGACGATAAGCGTGAGGCCGCCGACAGAGCCCTTCGGGTACATCCCCAGGGCTGTCCGGCCCACGAGAGCGTCAAGGACGCCATAGACATCACCTGGACTGCCGATATCAGCAACTGA